A genomic segment from Pseudomonas sp. S09G 359 encodes:
- the gatC gene encoding Asp-tRNA(Asn)/Glu-tRNA(Gln) amidotransferase subunit GatC has product MALERSDVEKIAHLASLGLNEADLPQTTAALNSILGLVDQMQAVNTDGIEPLAHPLEASQRLRADVVTERNNREAYQSIAPAVENGLYLVPKVID; this is encoded by the coding sequence ATGGCGCTTGAACGCTCCGACGTGGAAAAAATCGCTCATTTGGCCTCGCTTGGCCTTAATGAAGCCGATCTTCCACAGACCACCGCAGCCCTGAACAGCATTCTCGGGCTGGTTGACCAAATGCAGGCCGTGAATACCGACGGCATCGAGCCCCTGGCTCACCCACTGGAAGCCAGCCAGCGCCTGCGCGCAGACGTCGTGACCGAGCGCAATAACCGCGAGGCCTACCAGTCCATCGCGCCAGCGGTCGAAAACGGCCTGTACCTGGTTCCGAAAGTCATCGACTAA
- the mreB gene encoding rod shape-determining protein MreB, with protein sequence MFKKLRGMFSSDLSIDLGTANTLIYVRERGIVLNEPSVVAIRTHGNQKSVVAVGTEAKRMLGRTPGNIAAIRPMKDGVIADFSVCEKMLQYFINKVHENSFLQPSPRVLICVPCKSTQVERRAIRESALGAGAREVFLIEEPMAAAIGAGLPVEEARGSMVVDIGGGTTEIALISLNGVVYAESVRVGGDRFDEAIITYVRRNYGSLIGESTAERIKQEIGTAYPGGEVREVDVRGRNLAEGVPRAFTLNSNEVLEALQESLATIVQAVKSALEQSPPELASDIAERGLVLTGGGALLRDLDKLLAQETGLPVIVAEDPLTCVARGGGRALEMMDKHTMDLLSSE encoded by the coding sequence ATGTTCAAGAAACTGCGTGGCATGTTTTCCAGCGATCTTTCCATTGACCTGGGCACTGCCAACACCCTTATTTACGTGCGCGAGCGCGGTATCGTCCTGAATGAGCCATCGGTTGTGGCCATTCGGACCCATGGTAATCAGAAAAGTGTCGTTGCCGTCGGCACCGAGGCCAAGCGTATGCTCGGCCGTACACCAGGCAATATTGCTGCCATTCGTCCGATGAAAGACGGCGTGATCGCCGACTTCAGTGTCTGCGAGAAGATGCTGCAGTACTTCATCAACAAGGTTCACGAAAACAGTTTCCTGCAGCCCAGCCCTCGTGTGCTGATCTGCGTTCCATGCAAATCCACCCAGGTGGAGCGTCGTGCCATCCGTGAATCGGCCCTTGGTGCCGGTGCCCGCGAAGTGTTCCTGATCGAAGAGCCAATGGCTGCCGCGATCGGTGCCGGCCTGCCGGTTGAAGAAGCCCGCGGTTCGATGGTGGTGGATATCGGTGGCGGTACCACTGAAATCGCCCTGATTTCCCTGAACGGTGTGGTGTATGCCGAATCCGTGCGTGTAGGCGGCGACCGCTTCGACGAAGCGATCATCACTTATGTGCGTCGTAACTACGGCAGCCTGATCGGTGAATCCACCGCCGAGCGCATCAAGCAGGAAATCGGCACCGCTTACCCGGGCGGCGAAGTGCGCGAAGTTGACGTTCGCGGTCGCAACCTGGCTGAAGGCGTTCCACGTGCGTTCACCCTGAACTCCAATGAAGTGCTGGAAGCTCTGCAAGAGTCCCTGGCCACCATTGTTCAGGCGGTGAAAAGCGCCCTGGAGCAATCGCCGCCGGAACTGGCTTCCGACATCGCCGAGCGTGGCCTGGTGCTGACCGGTGGTGGCGCCCTGTTGCGCGACCTCGACAAGCTGCTGGCCCAGGAAACCGGCTTGCCGGTGATCGTTGCCGAAGACCCGCTGACCTGCGTCGCCCGTGGCGGTGGCCGTGCACTGGAAATGATGGATAAACACACCATGGACCTGCTCTCCAGCGAATAA
- the mreC gene encoding rod shape-determining protein MreC has product MKPLFAKGPSLGVRLLVLVVLSVALMVVDARFALLKPVRSQMSLVLMQTYWITDLPQRLYQGVASQFGSRTELVAENEKLKTENLLLQGRMQKLAALTEQNVRLRELLNSSALVNEKVEVAELIGMDPNPFTHRIIINKGERDGVVLGQPVLDARGLMGQVVELMPYTSRVLLLTDTTHSIPVQVNRNGLRAIASGTGNPERLELRHVADTADIKEGDLLVSSGLGQRFPAGYPVATVKEVIHDSGQPFAIVRAVPTAALNRSRYLLLVFSDNRTPEERANDAAQAQEAEDKKNGTAPVVPSTVPKPAFVGPPAPAATPAAAVAAPVKPAAHSARPAKPAATTPPATTPATTAPVVRPAAAAPATTRQREE; this is encoded by the coding sequence ATTAAACCGCTTTTCGCCAAAGGCCCCTCATTGGGCGTGCGCTTATTGGTGCTGGTCGTGCTTTCGGTCGCACTGATGGTGGTCGATGCCCGCTTTGCACTGCTCAAGCCTGTGCGTAGTCAGATGTCGCTGGTGTTGATGCAGACTTACTGGATCACCGACCTGCCGCAACGTCTCTACCAGGGCGTGGCCAGCCAATTTGGCAGCCGCACTGAGCTTGTCGCCGAGAACGAAAAACTCAAGACCGAAAACCTGCTGCTGCAGGGGCGCATGCAAAAGCTTGCGGCCCTCACCGAGCAGAACGTTCGGCTGCGCGAGTTGCTCAATTCCTCCGCGCTGGTCAATGAAAAGGTCGAAGTGGCCGAGTTGATCGGCATGGACCCGAATCCCTTTACCCATCGCATCATCATCAACAAGGGTGAGCGCGACGGCGTGGTGCTTGGCCAGCCAGTGCTGGATGCCCGTGGTCTGATGGGCCAGGTGGTCGAGTTGATGCCCTACACGTCACGGGTATTGCTGCTGACAGACACCACCCACAGCATTCCGGTGCAGGTAAACCGCAACGGCCTGCGCGCGATTGCCAGTGGTACCGGTAACCCCGAGCGCCTGGAGTTGCGCCACGTGGCCGACACCGCCGACATCAAGGAAGGCGACCTGCTGGTCAGTTCCGGCCTGGGTCAGCGGTTCCCGGCGGGCTACCCGGTGGCGACGGTCAAGGAAGTGATCCACGATTCCGGCCAGCCCTTCGCCATTGTGCGCGCCGTGCCCACTGCCGCCTTGAACCGCAGCCGTTACCTGCTGCTGGTATTCAGCGACAACCGCACCCCGGAAGAGCGCGCCAATGACGCTGCGCAAGCCCAGGAAGCGGAAGACAAAAAAAACGGCACTGCGCCAGTCGTCCCTAGTACGGTGCCGAAGCCTGCCTTCGTGGGGCCGCCGGCACCTGCGGCTACCCCGGCTGCGGCGGTCGCGGCCCCGGTAAAACCCGCCGCGCATAGCGCACGCCCAGCGAAGCCAGCGGCTACCACGCCGCCGGCCACCACGCCCGCTACCACGGCGCCCGTTGTGAGGCCTGCGGCTGCCGCACCGGCCACCACGCGGCAGAGGGAGGAATAA
- the mreD gene encoding rod shape-determining protein MreD, whose protein sequence is MAGTHSRNGWIVWLTFAIGLLLSVSPLPQFMEILRPLWLALLLAFWALNLPHKVGMVTAMFLGLAEDVLYGTLLGQNALILTLITFLVLSLQQRLRMFPMWQQCLVILVIFGLAQLVQLWLSALTGNRQPTLALVLPALVSALLWPWISFGLRGLRRRYKIN, encoded by the coding sequence ATGGCCGGTACTCATTCACGCAACGGTTGGATCGTTTGGCTGACCTTTGCCATCGGCTTGCTGCTCAGTGTGTCGCCACTTCCGCAATTCATGGAGATCCTGCGCCCGCTCTGGCTGGCATTGTTGCTGGCTTTCTGGGCGCTGAACCTGCCGCATAAAGTCGGCATGGTCACGGCCATGTTCCTGGGCTTGGCGGAAGATGTGCTGTATGGCACCTTGCTAGGCCAGAACGCGTTGATCCTGACCTTGATCACTTTCCTGGTGCTGTCGTTGCAGCAGCGTCTGCGCATGTTTCCGATGTGGCAGCAGTGCCTGGTGATCCTGGTGATTTTCGGCCTGGCGCAGCTGGTGCAACTCTGGCTCAGCGCCTTGACCGGCAACCGCCAGCCAACCCTGGCGCTGGTGCTGCCGGCGCTGGTCAGTGCCTTGTTGTGGCCGTGGATCAGTTTCGGCCTGCGTGGGTTACGTCGTCGTTATAAAATCAATTGA
- a CDS encoding nucleoside triphosphate pyrophosphatase, with translation MNSLYLASGSPRRRELLTQIGVPFTVVSAAIDETPLTNENPVSYVERLARDKAAAGFAVLERTHGACVLGADTAVIVDGKILGKPVDQADALAMLMALAGREHEVLTAIAVTDGQRCETRCVSSRVRFRGVSVEEATTYWHSGEPQDKAGGYAIQGLGSVFVAGLNGSYSAVVGLPVCETAQLLDQFGIPCWQNLTAR, from the coding sequence ATGAATTCGCTTTATCTGGCCTCGGGCTCTCCGAGGCGGCGTGAGTTGCTGACGCAGATCGGTGTGCCGTTCACCGTGGTCAGCGCCGCTATTGATGAAACCCCTCTTACAAACGAAAACCCCGTTTCCTACGTCGAGCGCTTGGCTCGGGATAAGGCCGCGGCGGGTTTCGCTGTGCTTGAACGAACCCATGGCGCCTGTGTATTGGGGGCTGACACCGCCGTGATCGTTGATGGGAAGATCCTCGGTAAACCGGTGGATCAGGCCGATGCGCTGGCGATGCTGATGGCCTTGGCGGGGCGTGAACACGAAGTCCTGACCGCCATCGCCGTCACCGACGGCCAGCGCTGCGAGACTCGATGTGTAAGCAGTCGTGTACGTTTCCGCGGCGTTTCTGTCGAGGAGGCTACAACCTACTGGCACAGTGGCGAACCCCAGGACAAGGCGGGCGGCTATGCTATCCAAGGCCTGGGTTCGGTGTTTGTCGCGGGTCTCAATGGCAGTTATTCCGCCGTGGTAGGCCTGCCAGTGTGCGAAACCGCGCAACTGCTCGATCAATTCGGCATACCCTGTTGGCAAAACCTTACCGCGCGCTGA
- the rng gene encoding ribonuclease G → MSEEILINITPMESRVAVVENGVLQEVHVERTQKRGIVGNIYKGKVVRVLPGMQAAFVDIGLDRAAFIHASEISLREGPAVESISALVHEGQSLVVQVTKDPIGSKGARLTTQLSIPSRYLVYMPRTAHVGISLKIEDEAERERLKKVVSDCVAAEGIKEAGGFILRTAAEGAGADEILMDIRYLRRLWDQIGAQIKTIGAPSVIYEDLGLALRTLRDLVSPKIEKIRIDSRETFQRTTQFVAELMPEIADRLEHYPGERPIFDLYGVEDEIQKALERKVPLKSGGYLVVDPAEAMTTIDVNTGAFVGHRNLEETIFKTNLEAATAIARQLRLRNLGGIIIIDFIDMEDEEHQRQVLRTLEKQLERDHAKTNIIGITELGLVQMTRKRTRESLEQVLCEPCSSCQGRGKLKTPETVCYEIFREILREARAYQAEGYRVLANQKVVDRLLDEESGNVAELEGFIGRTIRFQVETMYSQEQYDVVLL, encoded by the coding sequence ATGAGTGAAGAGATTCTGATCAATATCACGCCGATGGAATCGCGCGTGGCGGTGGTAGAGAACGGTGTTCTGCAAGAAGTGCACGTTGAGCGCACCCAGAAGCGCGGGATCGTCGGCAATATCTATAAAGGCAAGGTTGTACGCGTATTGCCGGGCATGCAGGCGGCATTTGTCGACATCGGCCTGGACCGTGCCGCATTTATCCATGCTTCGGAAATTTCCCTGCGTGAAGGCCCAGCGGTAGAAAGCATCAGCGCCCTGGTGCACGAAGGGCAGAGCCTGGTGGTGCAAGTCACCAAGGACCCGATCGGCTCCAAGGGCGCGCGCCTGACTACCCAGCTGTCGATTCCGTCGCGCTACCTGGTGTACATGCCGCGTACCGCGCATGTGGGTATTTCCCTCAAGATCGAAGACGAAGCCGAGCGCGAACGCCTGAAAAAGGTGGTCAGCGACTGCGTGGCCGCCGAAGGTATCAAGGAGGCCGGTGGTTTTATCCTGCGCACCGCCGCAGAAGGCGCCGGCGCCGATGAAATCCTGATGGACATCCGCTACCTGCGCCGCCTCTGGGACCAGATTGGCGCGCAGATCAAGACCATCGGCGCGCCGAGCGTGATCTATGAAGACCTGGGCCTGGCCCTGCGCACCTTGCGCGACCTGGTCAGCCCCAAGATCGAGAAAATTCGCATCGACTCGCGGGAAACCTTCCAACGCACCACGCAGTTTGTTGCCGAGCTGATGCCGGAAATTGCCGACCGCCTGGAACACTACCCGGGCGAGCGGCCGATCTTCGACCTGTATGGCGTCGAAGACGAAATCCAGAAAGCCCTGGAGCGCAAAGTGCCGCTGAAGTCCGGCGGCTATCTGGTGGTGGACCCGGCAGAGGCAATGACCACCATCGACGTCAATACCGGGGCGTTCGTGGGGCATCGCAACCTTGAAGAAACCATCTTCAAGACCAACCTCGAAGCGGCCACCGCGATTGCCCGTCAGCTGCGCCTGCGCAACCTGGGCGGCATCATCATCATCGACTTCATCGACATGGAAGACGAAGAGCACCAGCGCCAAGTGTTGCGCACCCTGGAAAAACAGCTGGAGCGCGATCACGCCAAGACCAACATCATTGGTATCACCGAACTCGGCCTGGTGCAGATGACCCGCAAGCGCACCCGCGAAAGCCTGGAACAAGTGCTCTGCGAGCCGTGCAGCAGCTGCCAGGGGCGCGGCAAGTTGAAGACCCCGGAAACGGTTTGCTACGAGATTTTTCGGGAAATCTTACGAGAGGCGCGAGCCTACCAGGCCGAAGGTTATAGAGTGCTAGCAAACCAGAAAGTGGTCGACCGACTGCTGGACGAAGAGTCCGGTAACGTTGCTGAGCTGGAGGGCTTTATCGGGCGCACGATTCGCTTCCAGGTCGAAACCATGTATTCCCAGGAACAATACGACGTGGTGCTGCTCTGA
- a CDS encoding YhdP family protein yields the protein MERLIRFFAALTRWGLGLCALLLVLAAVYVSLGRELTPLVAEYRAEIEAKAQAAVDMPLHIGSLEGRWSGFAPVLLAHDVMVGEGSSALRLDQVEVVPDLWASLMAREVRIAHLQVSGLQLSVKEDQDGHWALQGLPVQDDQPLDPEQLLKRMQVVKRVSLLDSQVTLQPFDQPPRTLTYVGLSLHTGLSRQRLDARVTLPDGQPLALSLRSRIRASQWKDGEVEAYLSLPQSDWAKWVPAKLTQQWKLTQFKAGGEFWLTWAKGTVQSAVVRLNSPQVKGSYADRKPVHIENLALTAYLQRSETGLKVLFDSLAMNLGETRWESRLQLQQTLATDTAQEVWKLQADRLDLTPITPLLNALAPLPEGFAKTVEHLKATGLLRNVLVDFRPQDSTDQKVSFAANLERVGFDAYFGAPAARNVSGSISGDLGHGELRMDSKDFSLHLDPIFAKPWQYLQANARLTWKLDKQGFTLIAPYIKVLGEEGKIAADFLIRLSFDDNREDYMDLRVGMVDGDGRFTPKYLPAVLSPALDEWLRTAILKGAVDQGFFQYQGSLNHDALPASRNISLFFKVHDAELAFQPGWPHVSKVNGEVFVEESGVRILASKGQLLDTKVKDIYVNIPHAPAGKDSHLLLTGGFAGGLGDGLKILQEAPIGTASTFAGWKGEGDLQGKLDLDVPLAKGTEPKIVVDFQTDKARLQLAEPTLDLSQLKGEFRFDSAKGLSGQNITAQAFDRPISAQIVADGKPGNISTRITAKGQVTVKRLTDWLKISQPLPVSGDIPYQLQVTLDGADSQLMVNSNLKGVAVDLPAPFGMPASQGRDSTFRMTLQGAERRYWFDYGELANFTFAAPPDKFNDGRGELFLGNGDAVLPAAKGLRIRGVLSELDIDPWRKLVNQYAGNDPGGSAKQLLSSADFKIGKLTGLGTQFDQVNLQLERKPAAWGLKLDSQQAKGTVNLPDAKGAPIAINLQYVKLPAVDPTVQADENAPDPLASIDPKDIPALDIAVDQLFQGPDLVGAWSLKIRPTAKGMVFNDLDLGLKGMQLKGAGGWEGAAGDSSSWYKGRLDGKNIGDVLKGWGFAPSVTSEEFHVDVDGRWPGSPAWVGPKRFSGSLDAAFRKGQFVEVEGGAQALRVFGLLNFNSIGRRLRLDFSDLLGKGLSYDRVKGLLAASNGVFVTREPITLTGPSSNLELNGTLDLVADRVDAKLLVTLPVTNNLPIAALIVGAPAIGGALFLIDKLIGDRVSRFASVQYKVEGPWKDPKITFDKPFEKPN from the coding sequence ATGGAGCGTCTGATACGCTTTTTTGCCGCTTTGACCCGCTGGGGCCTGGGCCTGTGCGCCTTGCTGCTGGTGTTGGCGGCGGTGTATGTGAGCCTGGGTCGTGAATTGACCCCGCTGGTGGCCGAATACCGCGCCGAAATCGAAGCCAAGGCCCAGGCCGCGGTGGACATGCCGCTGCACATCGGCAGCCTGGAAGGGCGCTGGAGCGGTTTCGCCCCGGTGTTGCTGGCCCACGACGTGATGGTGGGCGAGGGCAGCAGTGCCCTGCGCCTGGACCAGGTCGAAGTGGTGCCGGACCTGTGGGCCAGCCTGATGGCGCGTGAAGTTCGCATCGCGCACCTGCAGGTCAGCGGCCTGCAACTGAGCGTCAAGGAAGACCAGGACGGTCACTGGGCGCTGCAAGGCTTGCCGGTGCAGGACGATCAGCCGCTGGACCCGGAGCAGTTGCTCAAGCGCATGCAGGTGGTCAAGCGCGTGTCGCTGCTCGACAGCCAGGTCACCTTGCAACCCTTCGACCAGCCGCCGCGAACCCTGACCTACGTGGGCTTGAGCCTGCACACCGGCCTCAGCCGTCAACGCCTGGACGCCCGCGTAACGCTGCCCGACGGCCAGCCTCTGGCCTTGAGCCTGCGTAGCCGTATTCGCGCGAGCCAATGGAAGGATGGCGAAGTCGAGGCCTACCTGAGCCTGCCCCAGAGTGACTGGGCCAAGTGGGTTCCGGCCAAGCTGACCCAGCAATGGAAACTCACACAGTTCAAGGCCGGCGGCGAATTCTGGCTGACCTGGGCCAAGGGCACCGTGCAAAGCGCCGTGGTACGCCTCAATTCGCCACAGGTAAAGGGCAGCTACGCCGACCGCAAGCCTGTGCATATTGAAAACCTCGCGCTCACCGCCTACCTGCAACGCAGTGAAACCGGGCTTAAGGTGCTGTTCGATTCGTTGGCGATGAACCTGGGCGAGACCCGCTGGGAATCGCGTCTGCAATTGCAGCAGACACTGGCAACGGACACGGCCCAGGAAGTCTGGAAGCTGCAGGCTGACCGCCTGGACCTCACGCCCATCACGCCGCTGCTGAATGCGCTGGCGCCGTTGCCGGAAGGCTTCGCCAAAACCGTCGAACACCTCAAGGCCACTGGCCTGCTGCGCAATGTGCTGGTGGATTTCCGCCCCCAGGACAGCACCGACCAAAAAGTCAGCTTTGCCGCCAACCTTGAGCGCGTGGGTTTTGATGCGTATTTCGGCGCGCCGGCTGCGCGAAATGTCTCCGGCAGCATCAGTGGCGACCTCGGCCATGGCGAGTTGCGCATGGACAGCAAGGACTTTTCCCTGCACCTCGACCCGATCTTCGCCAAGCCCTGGCAGTACCTCCAGGCCAACGCGCGCCTGACCTGGAAGCTGGATAAACAAGGCTTCACCCTGATCGCCCCGTATATCAAGGTGCTGGGTGAAGAAGGCAAGATCGCGGCCGACTTCCTGATCCGCCTGAGTTTCGACGACAACAGGGAAGACTACATGGACCTGCGCGTCGGCATGGTCGATGGCGATGGGCGCTTCACCCCCAAATACCTGCCTGCGGTGCTGAGCCCGGCCCTGGACGAATGGCTGCGCACCGCGATTCTCAAGGGCGCGGTGGACCAAGGTTTCTTCCAGTACCAGGGTTCGTTGAACCACGACGCGCTGCCGGCTTCGCGCAATATCAGCCTGTTCTTCAAGGTGCATGACGCCGAGCTGGCCTTCCAGCCGGGTTGGCCGCATGTAAGCAAGGTCAATGGCGAAGTGTTTGTCGAGGAGAGTGGCGTGCGCATCCTGGCCAGCAAGGGCCAGTTGCTCGACACCAAGGTCAAGGACATCTACGTCAATATTCCCCATGCGCCAGCGGGCAAGGACAGCCACCTGCTACTCACCGGCGGGTTTGCCGGTGGCCTGGGCGATGGCCTGAAAATCCTCCAGGAGGCGCCCATCGGCACGGCCTCGACCTTTGCCGGCTGGAAAGGCGAAGGCGACCTGCAAGGCAAGCTGGACCTCGACGTACCGCTGGCCAAGGGCACCGAGCCGAAGATCGTCGTGGACTTCCAGACCGACAAGGCGCGCTTGCAATTGGCCGAGCCGACCCTGGACCTGAGCCAGCTCAAGGGCGAATTTCGTTTTGACAGTGCCAAGGGTCTGAGTGGGCAGAACATCACGGCCCAGGCGTTCGACCGGCCGATCAGCGCGCAGATTGTTGCCGATGGCAAGCCGGGCAATATCAGCACACGCATCACGGCCAAGGGCCAGGTTACCGTCAAACGCTTGACCGACTGGTTAAAAATCAGCCAGCCACTGCCGGTGTCCGGGGATATCCCGTACCAACTGCAGGTCACCCTGGATGGCGCCGACAGCCAGTTGATGGTCAATTCCAACCTCAAGGGCGTGGCAGTGGACCTGCCGGCACCGTTCGGCATGCCAGCCAGCCAGGGGCGCGACAGTACGTTCCGCATGACCTTGCAGGGCGCCGAGCGTCGTTACTGGTTCGACTATGGCGAGCTGGCGAACTTCACCTTTGCGGCGCCACCGGACAAATTCAACGATGGCCGCGGCGAGCTGTTCCTCGGGAATGGCGATGCTGTGCTGCCGGCTGCCAAGGGCTTGCGCATTCGTGGCGTGCTCTCGGAACTGGACATCGACCCCTGGCGCAAGCTGGTAAACCAATACGCTGGCAATGACCCGGGGGGCAGTGCCAAGCAACTGCTGAGCAGTGCCGACTTCAAGATTGGCAAGCTCACGGGCCTGGGCACCCAGTTCGATCAGGTCAACCTGCAACTGGAGCGCAAACCCGCTGCCTGGGGCTTGAAACTCGACAGCCAGCAGGCCAAGGGCACTGTGAACCTGCCGGACGCCAAGGGCGCGCCGATTGCGATCAACCTGCAATACGTGAAGTTGCCGGCGGTGGACCCGACGGTGCAGGCTGACGAAAACGCCCCGGACCCGCTGGCGAGCATTGATCCCAAGGACATCCCCGCGCTGGATATCGCTGTTGACCAGCTATTCCAGGGGCCGGACCTGGTGGGGGCCTGGTCGCTGAAAATCCGCCCAACCGCCAAGGGCATGGTGTTCAACGACCTGGACCTGGGCCTCAAGGGCATGCAGCTCAAGGGCGCCGGTGGCTGGGAAGGTGCCGCTGGCGATAGCAGCAGTTGGTACAAGGGCCGTCTGGACGGCAAGAACATCGGCGATGTGCTCAAGGGCTGGGGCTTTGCGCCAAGTGTGACCAGTGAAGAATTCCACGTGGACGTGGACGGGCGCTGGCCAGGTTCGCCGGCATGGGTCGGGCCCAAGCGGTTTTCCGGCAGCCTGGACGCCGCGTTCCGTAAGGGCCAGTTCGTTGAGGTGGAAGGAGGCGCCCAGGCGCTGCGGGTGTTCGGCCTGCTTAACTTCAACTCCATCGGCCGCCGTTTGCGCCTGGACTTCTCGGACTTGCTCGGCAAGGGCTTGAGTTATGACCGGGTCAAGGGGCTGCTGGCTGCCAGCAATGGTGTGTTCGTGACCCGCGAGCCGATCACCCTGACCGGGCCGTCGAGCAACCTGGAGCTGAACGGCACCCTGGACCTGGTGGCGGACCGTGTCGACGCCAAGCTGTTGGTGACGTTGCCGGTGACCAACAACCTGCCTATCGCTGCGTTGATCGTTGGTGCGCCAGCCATTGGCGGTGCGCTGTTCCTGATCGACAAGCTGATCGGCGACCGCGTTTCGCGCTTTGCCAGCGTGCAATACAAAGTAGAGGGCCCGTGGAAGGACCCGAAAATCACCTTCGACAAGCCATTTGAAAAACCAAACTGA
- a CDS encoding carbon-nitrogen hydrolase family protein, translating to MSFAVIQMVSQSDVLANLAQARRLLEQAATAGAKLAVLPENFAAMGRRDAADIGRAEALGEGPILPWLKQTARDLTLWIVAGTIPLPPKDQPNAKPNACSLLVDDRGEVVARYDKLHLFDVDVADTRGRYRESDDYAFGGNVVVADTPVGRLGLTVCYDLRFPELYSELRAAGAELITAPSAFTAVTGAAHWDVLIRARAIETQCYVLAAAQGGVHSGPRETYGHAAIVDPWGRVLTQQDQGEAVLLAERDSSEQASIRARMPVVNHRRFFSQGAQRPASER from the coding sequence ATGTCCTTTGCGGTAATTCAAATGGTCAGCCAGAGTGACGTGCTGGCCAACCTGGCCCAGGCCCGGCGCTTGCTGGAGCAGGCCGCAACGGCTGGCGCGAAGCTGGCAGTACTGCCGGAAAACTTTGCCGCCATGGGTCGCCGCGATGCGGCCGATATCGGTCGCGCCGAGGCGTTGGGTGAAGGCCCGATCCTGCCATGGTTGAAACAGACCGCCCGCGACCTCACCTTATGGATAGTGGCCGGCACGATACCGCTGCCGCCCAAGGACCAGCCGAACGCCAAGCCGAATGCCTGCTCGCTGCTGGTGGATGATCGCGGCGAAGTGGTCGCCCGGTACGACAAGCTGCACCTGTTTGATGTGGATGTCGCAGATACACGAGGTCGCTATCGGGAGTCCGATGACTATGCTTTCGGTGGCAACGTGGTGGTGGCGGATACGCCGGTAGGGCGGCTGGGCCTGACGGTGTGTTACGACTTGCGCTTCCCGGAGCTGTACAGCGAGTTGCGCGCGGCGGGGGCTGAATTGATTACCGCGCCCTCGGCCTTTACCGCCGTGACCGGTGCCGCGCACTGGGACGTGCTGATCCGCGCGCGGGCCATCGAGACCCAGTGCTACGTGCTGGCGGCCGCCCAGGGTGGTGTGCATTCAGGGCCACGGGAAACCTATGGCCATGCGGCGATTGTCGACCCGTGGGGGCGTGTACTGACACAACAGGATCAAGGCGAAGCGGTGTTGCTGGCCGAACGCGATAGCAGTGAACAGGCGTCGATACGGGCGCGCATGCCGGTGGTCAACCATCGGCGCTTTTTCTCGCAGGGCGCGCAGCGGCCTGCTTCAGAACGATGA